DNA sequence from the Kwoniella dendrophila CBS 6074 chromosome 11, complete sequence genome:
attcttAGTTGGTTTTTTCAAATCCAACATATATTCTGGAACGAAACAACCGCTTGATCTTAAAACGTTTGCAATTGTTCTTAAGTAAACACCATCTTCGATATTGAAGAACGTTATAGCTTTTCCTGGTCTACCTGCTCTACCTGTTCTACCGATtctatgtatatatgattGAACTGTTTGTGGGAAATCTGacaagaaggtatatcagtTTCGCCGATAGCATGTTCGTAAGAAGCATAGTTGTGTTTACTCACCATAATTGACAACGACTTTGACACCTCTAAAATCCATACCTCTAGCTAAAACTTCAGTGACGACTAACATCCATACATGACCTAATCTAAAGTTTTTAATAGCTTCATCTCTTTTAGATTTACCTCTTCCACCAtgaacaacatcaacttttATACCTTCCAAGATCAATGTTTTATACAATTCATCGGCTCTTTCGATTGATTGTACGAAAATTAATGATGGATATGGTAATGAACCACTTGATACTAAATTACGCAATGctaataatttacctgattctgACCCGGTATAAAGCAATGATTGATCTACCGTCGTTACTGCGGAGTCTCTATAGATTGTTGAAAGGTCAGCGTTAATGCATTGAAATGGGAGATTATGTAGTCGATTTAATCCTCTTAAGTTGGAGCttatactcacttgacaCCAACGACTACTCTAACACCTTCGTCTTTTAACCATTTCTTAGCAATCTTTTCTACGCCAGAAGGCATAGTAGCTGATAAGAAGCACTTCTGTACATCTGGATGGGTACAAGCGACAAGAATAGGTTCAACTTGAGGTAAGAAATCAGGTGAGAGCAGTCGATCAGATTCATCGAAGATGATATATCGGGTTCTATTGAACTAATGATCAGTATCGCTTCTTATGAGTCTGAGACCAGCTGTAGAGACAGATAggataaaaaatcaaagtctTAACCACTTACACAGCAAGTGAAATCTTGCTCGACTCCAGTAAATGATGCAATCTTTCCGGTGTAGCGATAAGTATATCTAAACCTAGTCCAGTAGGATTTCCAGATTTGGGTTTGGCGAATTCATCTACACTTCCAGTAGATTCCGCATCactgtcttcttcttcctcttcatcatccatctCCGCATTCTTCTCATCAGTAGCTATGTTACTCCCAGGTGAACTGTCGCAGACTGCTTTCTCAGTAGCTTTAGTTAATACCAATGTTCGCCAACTTCTGCCCCTAGTTACAGCTTTGACAACACCCAGAATTTGAATTGCTAAATCATGTGTTGGTACCACTATTACCGACCTAATTCCTTTTCCAGtatccttttcatcatctattaATGATCTTGCTGGATCTCTGAGTTTGACTAAAGTAGGTAAAACGTATGATAgagttttacctgaacctgtaGGTGCGATACAAATAGTATCTTTTCCTTCCAACAGACAACCTCCTACAGCACACTGTACACCCCATAAACTATGTATATTAGCATTCTTCAGTGCCTTTAACAACGGTTCGCCAGCTTTAGAAGTTAACGCGGACGATTCGTGATTAactaaagatggtaaattggTATGtaatgatttaggtaatggttcTAATCCTGTTAATGTGATTTTCTGTGTTGGTGGTGCCACAtgtttagaagatgaagatgaagaggaggatgaagatgcatCGGAGTCTGTATCCGATTCCTCTTCAACAGTGGGTTTGGGTTGAGTAGATGTGTGATCACCGAAGAAATCAAGGGAATGAGGTAGAGATTTTGAATCGTTGGCATCTATCGTTCTTGCGGATgctttccctttcccttttcGATCTTTTTTCTAGCAAAGTTGAAGCTTTGCATCAGCAGTCTCATCTGGACCAAGCGGCTAGATATATGAAACACTTACGGTTCCAAAAAGCTCAAAATCATGTTTGAATCGGTTTTTATCGAATTTCGCTCCTCCGGCAGTAAGAAGGTTGAAAGCTGAAGCCATTTTATCAAGATCCGACGGTTTGGGCTATATCACCTAAAGTATATGTGTATTGGTGCCAGATAGCCAGATATCTGCTAGTAACTCTTGATAACGATCTATCGACGATGTTGGTTGTCACAACTAaatttttgataaatatgaaagaacggaaaaacaacaaaacaacaacattcAAGTAAAATTTCTAGGAAAAAGATTATCGTCAAGTGGAGGTCAGATGGGAGGTATATTCGGATTACAAATTAATCGTAATTGAGATTACAAGACATTACGATTTATTAGAGAAATGTTGTAATGCTTGATTAGGATTATATTTTGCCGTAATCGACCACATGAAACACCTTCATGCTTAAATCACTATctttttattgatatttctcATTTATTCATGTCCATCATTTCGAGGTGTTTAGACTTTGTAAGATAGACAATCCCATCTGATGTGTATACAAAGCACCTCGTCGGTCACAGCATCAAGCAAGATCCCATCAACACAGCTAGTCACATACTAAAATCACTAGCACcgtttcaccttcagccCGCAGTCAAACCCAAACAAGTCACAAATGCAACTTTCAATATAGTCGAGACACTCTTAGGCggtttatctttatttgtGTACAACTCAAAATATCAGATATACAATAGAGGGCGGTCTCTTCACATCTGTCATTTCAGCTGCTGTAGTCGTCTGCCGCCTTGAACAATTCCCCCTCAACCGAAATGTTCACCCTTCCAGCTTCCCGGCGGCCCCATATCTTTTTGGCCATCTTAGCAGTAATAGCGCTAACATTGTTTATACACACCACATACCATCCTCAACTTCCTTCATTCG
Encoded proteins:
- a CDS encoding ATP-dependent RNA helicase ROK1 encodes the protein MASAFNLLTAGGAKFDKNRFKHDFELFGTKKDRKGKGKASARTIDANDSKSLPHSLDFFGDHTSTQPKPTVEEESDTDSDASSSSSSSSSSKHVAPPTQKITLTGLEPLPKSLHTNLPSLVNHESSALTSKAGEPLLKALKNANIHSLWGVQCAVGGCLLEGKDTICIAPTGSGKTLSYVLPTLVKLRDPARSLIDDEKDTGKGIRSVIVVPTHDLAIQILGVVKAVTRGRSWRTLVLTKATEKAVCDSSPGSNIATDEKNAEMDDEEEEEDSDAESTGSVDEFAKPKSGNPTGLGLDILIATPERLHHLLESSKISLAVTRYIIFDESDRLLSPDFLPQVEPILVACTHPDVQKCFLSATMPSGVEKIAKKWLKDEGVRVVVGVKDSAVTTVDQSLLYTGSESGKLLALRNLVSSGSLPYPSLIFVQSIERADELYKTLILEGIKVDVVHGGRGKSKRDEAIKNFRLGHVWMLVVTEVLARGMDFRGVKVVVNYDFPQTVQSYIHRIGRTGRAGRPGKAITFFNIEDGVYLRTIANVLRSSGCFVPEYMLDLKKPTKNQKKNLAKAPIKRKSIGGGGRDVAKEKGQKRKQMVEASKKRKLQSRDQD